CCTGCTCAACGAAAGCGGCGGCATCATCGACGACCTGATCGTCTTCCGCCTGGCACCAGACAAGGCCATGATCGTGGTCAATGCGGCCACGGCCCCCCGGGATTTCGCCGTCATCGGCGCCAGGCTGAAGGGGGGTGCCTTTACCGACATCTCGGCCGCAACCGGCAAGCTGGACATCCAGGGGCCGCTCTCCCGGGACGTCATGGCGGCGGCCTTCGGCGCGGGAATCGCCGCCATACCCTATTTCCGCTTCACCACCATGAACCTTTTTGGTGTGGAGGCCATCGTCAGTCGCACCGGCTATACCGGGGAACTCGGCTACGAGATCTTCATCCCCTCGGACAAGGTCGTCGAACTGTGGGATCAGCTGCTGCTGGACGAGCGGGTCAAACCGGCCGGGCTGGGGGCGCGGGACGTGTTGCGCCTTGAGGTGGGGTACTCGCTCTACGGCAGCGATATCGACGAGGCGACCACACCCTTGGAGGCCGGTCTGGAAGGGTTTGTGGACCTGTCCAAGAACTTTGTGGGCAAGGAGGCGTTGCTGCGCCAGAAGGAGCAGGGCGTAGCCCGCAGAAAGGTTGCCTTCGAGGTGAACAGCCGCCGTTCGCCGCGCCACCACTACGAACTCTGTTTCAGCGGCGAGGGGGTCGGCACGGTGACCAGCGGCGTGTTTTCACCCATGCTCGGCTGCGGCATCGGTCTGGGATTCGTCAGGCCGGACTTGGCCACAATCGGTACGCCGCTCACCATCATCCATGAACGGGTCAGTATGGAGGCCACGGTCTGCGAACTCCCCTTCTACCGCGGCGGGTCGCTCCGGTCTTAAAACACAATCTGCCTCTGTGGCAGATTTTACAGATTTTTTTATCTTAAAAGGAGGGTATACCGGCATGAGCATCTATTTCACCAAGGAACACGAATGGGTCAGGGTAAAAGAAGGGATCGGCGCGGTGGGCATCAGCGAACACGCCGCCCATGAACTGGGGGACATCACCTTTGTGGAGTTGCCCGCCATGGGCAAGGTGGTCAAACAGTTCGATATGCTGGGAGCCATCGAGTCGGTCAAGGCCGCCAGCGACATCTTCTCGCCGGTTTCCGGCAAGGTGGTCAAGATCAACGAAGCCCTGAACGACGCCCCGGAGATCGTCAACGAAAGCGCGGAAGACGCCGGTTGGCTGACCTGGATCGAGATTGCCGACGAGGCGGAACTGAAAAACCTGATGACCCGGGAGCAGTACGACGAGTATCTTAAAACCATTTAGGGGCGAATCCCGCCTTTGCCAGCAGGCTGTTGAAACACCCAGGTTGTTCAAAAATAGTCAGATCGTCGCACCCGCAGAAAGCCCTGCGGAGGCGTAGCAGCGCTACGCCGCACAAGGGGGCTTTCGAGGATGGCGGCGAGATGGCTGTTTTTCAACAACCTCTCAGGAGAGTCCGCATGAATGACAGTCATTACTGCCCCCATACGCCGGAAGAGATCAGGGAGATGCTCTCGGTTGTCGGCGCCTCCAGCGTCGAGGAGTTGTTTGCTCCGATCCCGCCCGAATTGCGGGCCAAGACCTTCAATATCCCCCCCGGCATGTCCGAGTTCGAGACCTTTGCCCGGATGCAGGCCATTGCCGCCGACAACGGCGCCGCCATGGTCAATTTCATCGGGGGCGGTTTTTACGACCATATCATTCCCGCCGTGGTCGATCACCTCTCCGGCCGGGCCGAGTTCTACACCGCCTATACCCCCTACCAGCCGGAGTGTTCCCAGGGGACCCTGCAGGCCCTGTTCGAATACCAGACCGCCATCTGCCGCCTGACCGGTCTGGAGGTGTCCAACGCCTCGCTCTACGATGGTGCCACGGCCTGCGCCGAGGCGGCCATGATGGCCCTGCGGGCGACCGGCCGCACCCGGATCGTGGTGGACGGCTGCGTCAGTCCCTTCTCCCGGCAGGTGCTCAAGACCTACCTCTACAATCAGGCGGTGGAGGTCGTGGAGATCGCTCCCCTGGACGGCCTGCTGAACCGCGCCGCCCTGGCCGCCTGCCTGGATGAGCACGTTGCGGCGGTACTGGTGCAGAACCCCAACTTTTTCGGCTGCATCGAGGATCTGAGCCCCCTGGCGGAACAGGTGCATGCCGCCGGCGCCCTGCTGGTGGCTTCCGTGTATCCGGTTTCCCTGGGCCTCATAACGCCCCCGGGCGACATGGGGGCTGATATCGCCGTGGGGGACGGCCAGAGTCTGGGCAACCCGCTCTCCTTCGGCGGCCCCTCCTTCGGCTTCATCGCCGCAAAAAAGGCCTATATCCGCAACATGCCGGGGCGTATCGTCGGCGAAACCGTGGACAAGAACGGCAAACGCGGTTTCGTCTTGACCCTCCAGGCACGGGAACAGCACATCAAGCGCCACAAGGCCACCTCCAACATCTGTAGCAACCAGGGGCTGTGCGCCCTGCGCGGCCTGATCTTCCTCTCGGCCGTGGGGAGGGAAGGGGTGGCGGAGTTGGCCCGCCTCAACCGCGACAAGGCCGAATACACCAAGGCCCGCTTGGCCGGAATTCCCGGTGTGACCGTAGTGCAATCGGCGCCGACCTTCAACGAGTTCACGGTGTTCCTGCCCAAGCCGGCCGCACCGGTCGTGGCGGAACTGCTCAAGCAGGGTATCGCCCCCGGCGTGCCGCTGGGGGATTACTACGAGGATTCGGCCAACGCCCTGGTGGTGACGGTCACCGAGAAGCGAACGAAGAAAGAGATCGACCGGCTGGCCGAGGCGCTGCGGGCCGAGTTGTAACCTGAATCCGTGACGCCTCCATGCCGCTAGTCCGGAAGGCCTCTGCCTTTGCGTTTGAGCAGTCTTCGGCCATTAGGCGGCGGACCAGCTTGGTGAGTGGGCTGTCACGACACGGCAGCGAGCGGGCTCCGGCTCTTCCGGCCATTGCGGCATTCCGGCATCACGGATTCAGGTTGTAATGCGGGCATATCTGATCTTGGAGAGACTATCGTATGGAACTTATCTATGAAAAATCCGTTCCCGGCCGCAGGGGCGTGAAGCTGCCAGCCTCGGACGTGCCTCCCGCCCCTCCTCTGCCGGATGGTCTGCTGCGCGCGGAACCGGCCGGCTTGGCCGAGGTATCCGAACTGGATCTGGTGCGGCACTTCACCAACCTGTCCCGGCTGAACTTCTCGGTGGACACCAACTTCTACCCACTGGGCTCCTGCACCATGAAGTACAACGCCAAGGTGCTGGAGAACGCCGCGGCCCTGTTCGCCCCCTTCCATCCCATGACGGCGCTTCTGCCGGGGGGCGGGGAGTACTGCCAGGGGAACCTGGGGATGCTCTACGACCTGGGGCAGATGCTGGCCGACATCACCGGCATGGACGAGGTCACCACCCAGCCCTTGGCGGGCGCCCACGGCGAGATGACCGGCATCCTGCTGATCTCAGCCTACCATCGCGCCAAGGGGAACAGGAAAAAATACGTCGTGGTCCCCGACTCGTCCCACGGCACCAACCCGGCTTCGGCCACCATCGCCGGCTACGAGATCGTCACCGTGCCGACCGCGCCCTACGGCGACATGGACCTGGAACTGTTCAGGCAGGCCATGAGCGACGAGGTGGCGGCGGTGATGATGACCTGCCCCAACACCCTGGGGTTGTTCAACCCGCATATCAAGGAGATCTGCGACATCGCCCATTCGTTCGGCGCCCTGATGTACTACGACGGCGCCAACCTGAACGCCATCATGGGTAAGGTCAAACCGGGGGACGTGGGTTTCGACGTGGTGCACGTCAACCTGCACAAGACCTTCGGAACGCCCCACGGAGGAGGCGGTCCCGGTGCCGGTCCGGTGGGGGTCAAGAAGGCCCTGATCCCGTTCCTGCCCCAGCCGCGCATCGACATGGACGACGAGGGGACCTTTGTGCTCCAGACCTCCCGGCCCGATTCCATCGGCCGCGCGGCCAATTTTTTCGGCAACTTCGGCATCATGGTCAGGGCCTATGCCTACATCATCATGCTGGGGCGCGAGGGGTTGATCCAGGTGTCCGAGCAGGCGGTGCTCAACGCCAACTACATTAAGGAACGCCTGAAGCCCTACTACGATCTCCCCTACGACCAGACCTGCATGCACGAGTGCGTCTTCTCGGCCTCCCGGCAACTGGCCCACGGCGTGCACGCCATCGATATCGCCAAGTTCCTGATCGACCGGGGGTATCACCCTCCCACGGTCTACTTCCCGCTCATCGTCAAGGAAGCGATCATGATCGAGCCGACCGAGACCGAGAGCAAGGCAGCCATGGACGCCTTTATCGACGTGATGATCGAGGCCGCCCGGACCGCCGAAAGCGACCCCCGGGCGCTGTTGGACGCGCCGCTGACCATGCCGGTCTCGCGGCTGGACGAGACCAAGGCGGCCAGGGAGCAGCATGTCTGCTGCCTGGGGTGATCGGGAAGGGAATGTCCACAGATGACTGATACCGCGTCAACCTGGCGCCTCATCGAGGACGGACCGCGCACCGGAGCGGAGAACATGGCCATCGACGAGGCGCTGTTGTGTTCCTTTGACCCGGTTCGGTCCCACCCGGTGCTGCGACTGTACGGCTGGCAGCCGCCGGCCCTCTCCCTGGGGCGTTTCCAGAAAGCGGCGGAAGTGCTGGACCTGGAACGCTGCCGGGCCGGTGGGGTGCCCATCGTGCGCCGCATCACCGGCGGCGGGACGATCTACCACGCCGACGAGGTGACCTATGCCTTGGTTTGTTCGCCGGACCAGATCCCGCCCGCCTCGTCCATCAAGGATTCATTCCGTATACTGACCGGTTTTCTGATTGCCCTGTACCGGGACCTGGGACTTGAGGTATCATATGCCCTGGACGCCGTCTCCCCGGATGTGCGTCTGGGAGAACGGACCCCCTTCTGTTTTGCGGGCAAGGAGAGTTTCGACATCCTGGTGCGGGGGAAAAAGATCGGCGGCAATGCCCAGCGCCGGCAGAAGGGGATCATCTTTCAGCACGGTTCGCTACCGCTGGTGAACCGGGCCACTCTGGGACTCTCGTTCATGAAGGATCGGGCGCCCGGCCTGGCGGAGGACGCCGTCAGTCTGGAACAGTGCGGCATCCCCCCGGAGTACGACGTGGTGCGGCACAAGTTGATCGAGGCCTTTCAAAGGAACTTCACCGTGGAGCTTTCGCCCCAGCCGCTCACGGAACAGGAACGCTCTCTGGCCGGGGAGTTGCTGGTGGGGCGGTACGGTACGGATCGCTGGAACCTGGAAGGGGGGGATGCGTGAAGATGGCGAGGAAACCGGAGTGGCTGCAAAAACGCGTTAATCCAGGGGAACAGGCCGGGATGCGGGCGCTCTTGGGGGAGCTGCACCTGAACACGGTCTGCCAGCAGGCGCTTTGCCCCAATATCTCCGAATGTTTCCGCTGCGGCCAGGCCACGTTCCTGATCCTGGGGAAACACTGTACCCGGCACTGCTCCTTCTGCAACGTGGACAAATCGCCGCCTGAGCCGGTGGATAGCGGGGAACCGGCCAGGGTGGCCGGTGCGGTTGCCCGGCTGGGGCTGAGCCATGTGGTGATCACCAGTCCGACCCGGGATGATCTGCCGGACGGCGGGGCAGCCCTGTACGCTGCAACTGTGGTTGCCATCCGCGCCGCATCGCCCGTAACGCGCATCGAACCGCTCATCCCCGATTTCCAGGGTGACCGCCAGAGCCTGGCAACCGTCATGGCCGCGGAGCCGGATATTATCGCCCACAACGTGGAGACGGCGCCGCGGTTGTATCACATCCGCAGCGGTGCCGACTATGGCCGCTCCCTGGATCTGCTCCGCACCTGCCGGGAATTGGCGCCGGAAACCCCGGCCAAGTCGGGCATCATGCTGGGGATGGGGGAGACGCGGGACGAGGTGGTGCAGGTGTTGGGCGACCTGCGGGGTGCGGGGTGCGGCTATCTCAGCATCGGCCAGTACCTGGCCCCCAGCCGCAACCATTACCCGGTGCAGGAGTATGTCCGGCCCGAGGTCTTCGACGAGTTGCGGGAAAACGCCCTGGGCATGGGATTCAGCCATGTGGAGAGCGGCCCCTACGTGCGCAGTTCCTACCATGCAGGACAGTATCTGGCGGATATCCCCGGCGCATGCCACAAGGAGACAACATAGATGCAGCCCCAAATACTTCTGGCCGTTGCCGACGAAGAACGGCGCCTCATATATGAAACGTTTATCAAAAATGAGCGGGTAATCTGCCATACGGTGGCATCTCTGCGCGATGTGGCGAATCAGGCCGCCCGGCAGCCCTATAACGCCATCTTTCTCGACATGCCGCTGATGGTAAAGGCGTCCCGGTACGAAAAGAGCCTGGTGGAGGATGCCCTGCATGCCATGCCCAATGCTCGCCTCAACATCACCGCCAAAACCCAAAAGATTCGCATGCTGATCTCATGGGACGATCAGGATGGGGCTTGTACCCCCGAGGAGCACCTTCGATACTGCTGCGAACAACCCCCGAAGGTCGCTCCCATTTGCAACAGGGTGCCGCTTAATCTGAATGCCGTGTTGTCATGCTCCCCGGATATGACGGATGCCGAACGTACGGTCTGTATCGACTTTTCGGCGGGCGGTTGCTTCCTGTTCTGCGTCAACGACGAGATTGCCCTGCAATCGACCGTATGGATACGACTCGTTGCCCTGAGCGACCCGACGCCTATTGCGTCCACCATCTGCTGGAAACGGGAGTGGGGGATGACCAGCGAGATTCCCGGTGTCGGCGCTCGCTTCGATGTGATGACCCCGCAGCAGCAGGCGGAAATCCTCTCGCTCTGCCGGGGCAAGCTGAAAAAATGATCGCGGCCGTACGCCGTATGGCCGCTCGCCGGTACGGCACGGTGCGACCGATATCACTTGCGCCCGATAGCGGTTTCGTATAGGCTTTATCCATGCGTTTATTGGAGACATATGCTATCCACAGGAAATGTCTGCTGCCGCTTGTCATGGTGGCCGCGGTTTTCTTTATTCTCCAGGGGATAAGCGTACCCCACCTTGCCAATCCACGGGAACCGAAGCTCTCAAGCCCGCAAAAAGTCAAGCCATCAGCCCACCTTGTTGTCAAAAATCTGCTGCAATCCTCCCACGGCAAGCTTGCAAAAAGCGCCCAGGTGCTGGATCTTTCCGGCACGGTCTCCCGGCTGGGAAATCGTGTCGCCCACATTTCGTCTTACCCCTGTGACCCCCATGCTCTCATCTCGGCCGCAGTCCCGGCCGTCCCAGCCAGGGCACCGCCCGCGTAACTGCTCCGTCTCCCTGCACTATCCTTAGTTTACCATCGCAAGCCGTATGGCGTCGGGAGAGGTCTCTCCGCGAACGGTTTCTGCGTGCCCCTGTCGGCAGGACAACGTCCTGCGCCGGCCATCGTCTGCTTTCGTGCCGTCTGCGGAACGTCCTGTCGCTTTCCAATCTCAAAAAACACGCTTCCAGGAGGAAACGGTGCAACTTATCAATAAAACCGCGGTCGATTTTATCGGCAAGAGAAACATCACCTTCATCGTATCGGGTATCATCGTTATTATAGGCTTGATCGGCATTGTCCAGATCGCCAGAAACGCCGCCAATATGGGCATCGACTTTTCCGGGGGGACATCGGTGCAGCTCAATTTCACCCAGCCGGTCCCTCTGGAAAAGGCCCGTGACCTCCTTGCCCGGAACAACCTCGGCGAGGCCAACCTGCAGGAAATCCAGGAGGGGAACAAGCTCCTTGTCAAGGTCGGAAAAGCCAGCCTGATGGCCGGGAACAACGTCGATACCATCAAGGAAGTCTTCAAAAAAGGGTTCCCGGGGAACGATTTCGTGGTGGAGAGCTCCACGGAGATAGGTCCTTCCATCGGCGACAAGCTCAAGAAGGATACCCTGATAGCGGTGGGAGTGTCCATGCTCGGCATCATCTTGTACATAGCCTGGCGTTTTGATTTCAAGTTCGGCTTTGGCGCCGTCGTCTCCACACTCCATGATGTGCTGGCGATGGTTGCCCTGTTTTACGTCTTGGACAAGGAGATCAACCTTCTGTTCATTACCGCGGTCCTGACGATTGCAGGGTACTCTCTAACCGATACGGTGGTGGTGTTCGACCGGATCAGGGAAAATCTCAACAGGAATCTGTCCGGGTCCATGGAGAGCATATTCAACAGAAGCATCAACGAAGTCCTGTCCCGGACCGTGATCACCTCGTTGACCACGTTTCTGGCGGCACTGTCGCTGTTTCTTTTCGGCGGGGAGGTAATCCACGATTTTGCCCTCGCCCTGGTAAGCGGCGTCGTCATCGCAACCTACTCATCCATATTTATCGCAAGCCCCATAGTGCTGGAACTGGAACGCAGGTCGGGAAGGTCCGGGCAACAAGAGGCACAGTTCCAGGAATCGTGAAATACTTTTCCAGCAGGAGAATCATCATGGCCAAACATTGGGAAGGGCTCTCCCCGTGGCGTCCGGATATAGCCATAGACCTGGGTACTGCAACGACCCGTGTCGTCAGCAAGGGGCATGGGGTTATAACCCATGCTTCCATGGCTGGAAACGTCCCGGCATTGTCGTGCGGCGTCGTGGCGAATCCGGATGCCGTGGTGGCGCTTCTTG
The genomic region above belongs to Oryzomonas sagensis and contains:
- a CDS encoding PilZ domain-containing protein — encoded protein: MQPQILLAVADEERRLIYETFIKNERVICHTVASLRDVANQAARQPYNAIFLDMPLMVKASRYEKSLVEDALHAMPNARLNITAKTQKIRMLISWDDQDGACTPEEHLRYCCEQPPKVAPICNRVPLNLNAVLSCSPDMTDAERTVCIDFSAGGCFLFCVNDEIALQSTVWIRLVALSDPTPIASTICWKREWGMTSEIPGVGARFDVMTPQQQAEILSLCRGKLKK
- a CDS encoding lipoate--protein ligase family protein; this encodes MTDTASTWRLIEDGPRTGAENMAIDEALLCSFDPVRSHPVLRLYGWQPPALSLGRFQKAAEVLDLERCRAGGVPIVRRITGGGTIYHADEVTYALVCSPDQIPPASSIKDSFRILTGFLIALYRDLGLEVSYALDAVSPDVRLGERTPFCFAGKESFDILVRGKKIGGNAQRRQKGIIFQHGSLPLVNRATLGLSFMKDRAPGLAEDAVSLEQCGIPPEYDVVRHKLIEAFQRNFTVELSPQPLTEQERSLAGELLVGRYGTDRWNLEGGDA
- the secF gene encoding protein translocase subunit SecF: MQLINKTAVDFIGKRNITFIVSGIIVIIGLIGIVQIARNAANMGIDFSGGTSVQLNFTQPVPLEKARDLLARNNLGEANLQEIQEGNKLLVKVGKASLMAGNNVDTIKEVFKKGFPGNDFVVESSTEIGPSIGDKLKKDTLIAVGVSMLGIILYIAWRFDFKFGFGAVVSTLHDVLAMVALFYVLDKEINLLFITAVLTIAGYSLTDTVVVFDRIRENLNRNLSGSMESIFNRSINEVLSRTVITSLTTFLAALSLFLFGGEVIHDFALALVSGVVIATYSSIFIASPIVLELERRSGRSGQQEAQFQES
- the gcvH gene encoding glycine cleavage system protein GcvH; the encoded protein is MSIYFTKEHEWVRVKEGIGAVGISEHAAHELGDITFVELPAMGKVVKQFDMLGAIESVKAASDIFSPVSGKVVKINEALNDAPEIVNESAEDAGWLTWIEIADEAELKNLMTREQYDEYLKTI
- the gcvT gene encoding glycine cleavage system aminomethyltransferase GcvT, translating into MDEQLKQTPLCGRHEALKALMAPFGGWNMPIQYEGIIAEHAWCRAKASLFDICHMGEFLFEGDFAAGGLEDVFTFSVATIPVGRSRYGFLLNESGGIIDDLIVFRLAPDKAMIVVNAATAPRDFAVIGARLKGGAFTDISAATGKLDIQGPLSRDVMAAAFGAGIAAIPYFRFTTMNLFGVEAIVSRTGYTGELGYEIFIPSDKVVELWDQLLLDERVKPAGLGARDVLRLEVGYSLYGSDIDEATTPLEAGLEGFVDLSKNFVGKEALLRQKEQGVARRKVAFEVNSRRSPRHHYELCFSGEGVGTVTSGVFSPMLGCGIGLGFVRPDLATIGTPLTIIHERVSMEATVCELPFYRGGSLRS
- the gcvPA gene encoding aminomethyl-transferring glycine dehydrogenase subunit GcvPA, yielding MNDSHYCPHTPEEIREMLSVVGASSVEELFAPIPPELRAKTFNIPPGMSEFETFARMQAIAADNGAAMVNFIGGGFYDHIIPAVVDHLSGRAEFYTAYTPYQPECSQGTLQALFEYQTAICRLTGLEVSNASLYDGATACAEAAMMALRATGRTRIVVDGCVSPFSRQVLKTYLYNQAVEVVEIAPLDGLLNRAALAACLDEHVAAVLVQNPNFFGCIEDLSPLAEQVHAAGALLVASVYPVSLGLITPPGDMGADIAVGDGQSLGNPLSFGGPSFGFIAAKKAYIRNMPGRIVGETVDKNGKRGFVLTLQAREQHIKRHKATSNICSNQGLCALRGLIFLSAVGREGVAELARLNRDKAEYTKARLAGIPGVTVVQSAPTFNEFTVFLPKPAAPVVAELLKQGIAPGVPLGDYYEDSANALVVTVTEKRTKKEIDRLAEALRAEL
- the lipA gene encoding lipoyl synthase, which produces MKMARKPEWLQKRVNPGEQAGMRALLGELHLNTVCQQALCPNISECFRCGQATFLILGKHCTRHCSFCNVDKSPPEPVDSGEPARVAGAVARLGLSHVVITSPTRDDLPDGGAALYAATVVAIRAASPVTRIEPLIPDFQGDRQSLATVMAAEPDIIAHNVETAPRLYHIRSGADYGRSLDLLRTCRELAPETPAKSGIMLGMGETRDEVVQVLGDLRGAGCGYLSIGQYLAPSRNHYPVQEYVRPEVFDELRENALGMGFSHVESGPYVRSSYHAGQYLADIPGACHKETT
- the gcvPB gene encoding aminomethyl-transferring glycine dehydrogenase subunit GcvPB, whose translation is MELIYEKSVPGRRGVKLPASDVPPAPPLPDGLLRAEPAGLAEVSELDLVRHFTNLSRLNFSVDTNFYPLGSCTMKYNAKVLENAAALFAPFHPMTALLPGGGEYCQGNLGMLYDLGQMLADITGMDEVTTQPLAGAHGEMTGILLISAYHRAKGNRKKYVVVPDSSHGTNPASATIAGYEIVTVPTAPYGDMDLELFRQAMSDEVAAVMMTCPNTLGLFNPHIKEICDIAHSFGALMYYDGANLNAIMGKVKPGDVGFDVVHVNLHKTFGTPHGGGGPGAGPVGVKKALIPFLPQPRIDMDDEGTFVLQTSRPDSIGRAANFFGNFGIMVRAYAYIIMLGREGLIQVSEQAVLNANYIKERLKPYYDLPYDQTCMHECVFSASRQLAHGVHAIDIAKFLIDRGYHPPTVYFPLIVKEAIMIEPTETESKAAMDAFIDVMIEAARTAESDPRALLDAPLTMPVSRLDETKAAREQHVCCLG